In Candida dubliniensis CD36 chromosome 6, complete sequence, the following are encoded in one genomic region:
- a CDS encoding inner nuclear membrane (INM) protein, putative (Similar to S. cerevisiae HEH2;~spliced gene): protein MDHLKEDFDPTTFTVAQLRKVLNLHAIQYDSSAPKSTLIEIFNKEIAPNSKKLLSEYNAKVENMNDDGFVNASDVEKPSEKSTTSEKASTLFVSDTESDDSNEKINVSKSRNKTKKISKPKSRASSGTRNSTSRSTSRTKSPESESDTESKDDEAKPASRSSSRLSSRSNRSKPLNSLFDLDDSVLNIRKSSKNTKAKSRNTSKSKTKKTIESTPEVTESSDIEKEKVEQQAKKETEKVEQPAKKEIHKESTPENTNFSKENVFQSPPGSSTKKRKHQDAEEGDDSTLVKKIKPSQRTAEENRSLFEDDNDSDVEFIEEFIRTETKKKAPVARSGSTQTRAPSSSSKKEHKKKETSLISPGSASKIKKPKSSSKRVTPKKSGDRSVSSPTTNEKSFKSIEDETKDFDAELKKIQSKKNQSQASPDLAKSLGITIQGFEPPVVTPSKAKDLTPAKDESTPVTNIEKQSIGNNRTSRKETPKNLNRSNEKTKKTYTKIQTARKRSSNTSTPSAKIKSTKKLSPLVTKSALTPKPRLISLGSQKYETDDESDEEDISELTKPVSPTKNDSANASTKHFALPFSIRRLLLSMFLWVLICSGGLFGLWYYEQKYAVGYCGQEIDSPTFANSDNEYLNKLGQVLDTNFKPECINCPLHARCYTNLEIGCFEDFMEYKPWYDFIVPGHKKCIPDTKKAEKLEIMIDVALDLLRSKNAAIQCGQNPNDEESGIKLNDLHDLLLSMKAPYITIDEFEELWDRSVIELEKEPDIIKRHSNVATNEFTFDFDNAETESKDEYKILRSTSLSNISLKCQIRNSIMGSVTEHKYKLLGVALIIIITKIIQYKYKQYQLYSVKIDILYEEVLKKLKMQSNMSKENSEINSYIGASQLRDLILSNEDNLHQRITMWKDVSVKVEHNSNISSQIVENNGEIMKVWEYIGI from the exons ATGGATCACCTCAAAGAAG ATTTCGATCCAACTACATTCACCGTAGCGCAATTGAGAAAAGTATTGAACTTACATGCTATTCAGTACGATAGCTCTGCTCCAAAATCAACTTTGATTGAAATCTTCAACAAGGAGATTGCCCCTAATTCTAAGAAGCTACTTTCAGAATATAATGcaaaagttgaaaatatGAATGATGATGGTTTTGTAAACGCCAGTGACGTTGAGAAACCTAGTGagaaatcaacaacttctGAAAAGGCATCTACTTTGTTTGTCAGTGATACTGAATCAGATGATtctaatgaaaaaattaatgtGTCTAAATCCAGAAACAAAACCAAGAAGATTTCTAAACCCAAATCAAGAGCAAGTTCTGGAACTCGGAATTCTACTTCTAGGTCAACTTCAAGAACAAAAAGCCCAGAATCAGAGTCTGACACAGAAAgtaaagatgatgaagcAAAGCCTGCTTCTAGGTCGTCATCAAGATTATCATCTAGAAGCAATCGATCTAAGCCATTGAATAGTTTATTCGATCTTGATGATTCGGTACTTAATATTAGAAAATCGTCTAAGAATACCAAAGCAAAACTGAGAAATACACTGAAACTGAAGACGAAAAAGACAATCGAATCCACGCCTGAAGTTACTGAAAGCAGTGATATCGAAAAGGAGAAAGTTGAGCAACAAGCCAAGAAGGAAACTGAGAAAGTTGAACAACCAGCTAAGAAGGAAATTCACAAAGAGAGTACACCTGAAAACACCAATTTCAGCAAGGAAAACGTTTTTCAATCACCTCCTGGTTCGTCaacaaaaaagagaaagcaTCAAGATGCTGAAGAAGGCGACGATAGCACTCTTGTTAAAAAGATTAAGCCTTCTCAACGTACTGCAGAAGAAAATAGATCATTGTTTGAAGACGACAATGATAGTGACGTTGAATTCATTGAAGAGTTTATCCGTACCGAGacgaaaaagaaagcaCCAGTTGCAAGATCTGGTAGTACCCAAACTCGGGCtccttcatcatcatcgaAAAAAGAACacaaaaagaaggaaaCTTCGTTAATTTCACCTGGATCTGCTtccaaaatcaagaaaCCTAAATCACTGTCTAAAAGAGTCACGCCAAAGAAATCTGGGGACCGGTCAGTATCGTCTCCAACGACCAATGAAAAATCCTTTAAATCTATTGAAGACGAAACCAAAGATTTTGATGCagaattgaagaaaatccaaagcaagaaaaatcaatcaCAAGCCAGTCCTGATTTGGCAAAACTGTTGGGTATTACAATCCAAGGTTTTGAGCCTCCTGTTGTTACACCATCTAAGGCTAAAGACTTAACACCTGCTAAAGATGAATCAACACCAGTTactaatattgaaaaacaacTGATTGGAAATAACCGTACATCAAGAAAAGAGACCCCCAAGAATTTGAACAgatcaaatgaaaaaacaaagaaaacttATACCAAAATACAAACAGCAAGAAAACGTTCTTCCAATACTCTGACTCCGTCTgctaaaatcaaatcaacaaaaaagttATCTCCATTAGTTACTAAATCTGCATTGACACCGAAGCCAAGATTGATTTCATTGGGATCACAAAAATATGAGACAGATGATGAGTCAGACGAAGAAGATATTTCTGAACTCACAAAGCCAGTGAGTCCTACCAAGAATGATTCAGCTAACGCCTCGACCAAACATTTTGCATTGCCATTTTCAATAAGAAGATTGTTGTTATCAATGTTCTTGTGGGTGCTAATCTGTAGTGGTGGTCTTTTTGGATTATGGTACTATGAACAAAAATATGCTGTCGGATACTGTGGACAAGAAATTGATCTGCCAACATTTGCCAATTCTGATAATGAATACTTGAACAAACTTGGACAAGTTTTAGATACTAATTTTAAACCAGAATGTATAAATTGTCCTTTACATGCTAGATGTTATACCAATTTGGAGATTGGATGTTTCGAAGATTTTATGGAGTATAAGCCATGGTATGATTTCATTGTACCGGGACATAAAAAGTGTATTCCAGACACCAAAAAGGCCgagaaattagaaattatGATTGATGTTGCGTTGGATTTGTTAAGAAGCAAAAATGCAGCAATTCAATGTGGACAGAACCccaatgatgaagaaagtggaattaaattaaatgatttgcATGATTTGCTATTGTCAATGAAAGCACCTTATATtactattgatgaatttgaagaattatgGGATCGATCTGttattgaattagaaaAGGAACCAGATATTATA aAGAGACATTCAAATGTTGCAACCAATGAATTTACATTTGACTTTGACAACGCTGAAACGGAAAGCAAAGACGAATACAAAATTCTTCGATCAACGTCATTATCTAACATTAGTTTAAAATGTCAGATCCGCAATAGTATTATGGGAAGTGTCACAGAAcacaaatacaaattatTGGGTGTTgcattaattattataattactaaaatcattcaatataaatataaacaatatcaattatatctggtgaaaattgatattcTTTATGAGgaagttttgaaaaaattgaaaatgcaGTCCAATATGTCTAAAGAAAATTCTGAAATAAATTCCTATATTGGGGCTAGCCAATTACGAGATTTGATCTTGAGTAATGAAGATAATTTGCATCAACGTATCACCATGTGGAAAGATGTGAGTGTGAAAGTTGAACATAATTCTAATATTAGTAGCCAAATTGTAGAAAATAATGGTGAAATCATGAAAGTTTGGGAATATATAGGTATATAA
- a CDS encoding RNA-processing protein, putative (Similar to S. cerevisiae POP4;~In S. cerevisiae: subunit of both RNase MRP, which cleaves pre-rRNA, and nuclear RNase P, which cleaves tRNA precursors to generate mature 5' ends; binds to the RPR1 RNA subunit in Rnase P): MFGIEKLYQDGITIFFLSSTLQIEPPLMSLQADTELEKHLLSRCYDSQSKIVELLKDRYSVTGSQKPTILFKNIVTDTKKPKSLLHQENTQPTKITPERKKTTRQELREYISSTLNNQRKLIKKIQSHNRKKTTKQPFPINRYLQQYKIPNFDDFFQMNELWQKYAQDLVFQNGNSMQSISNILPRLTAADFNGCLLSVLQSRNTNVIGTRGIVVWDAQHSFILVVPRNEDSKEWNEEKSQFSPSEMVGGLKVIPKKHTMFGFDIIDPRNEDDCYGFTIVGSRFEIRSVDRSGKKFKNHSVDDIL, encoded by the coding sequence atgtttgGCATCGAAAAACTTTACCAAGATGGCATcaccattttttttttatcatccACACTTCAGATCGAACCACCATTAATGTCATTACAGGCCGATACAGAACTAGAGAAGCATCTACTTTCAAGATGTTACGACTCACAATCAAAAATCGTTGAGTTGCTTAAGGATAGATATTCAGTAACTGGTTCACAAAAGCCTACCATACTATTTAAGAATATTGTTACTGATAccaaaaaaccaaaatcatTACTACATCAAGAAAACAcccaaccaaccaaaatAACCCcagaaaggaaaaaaacTACAAGACAGGAATTAAGAGAATACATATCGAGTACGCTAAATAATCAACgtaaattaataaagaaaatacaaTCACATAATCggaaaaaaacaaccaaGCAACCTTTTCCGATTAATCGATACTTGCAACAATACAAGATTCccaattttgatgatttctTCCAAATGAATGAGCTTTGGCAAAAGTATGCTCAAGATTTGGTATTTCAAAATGGCAATCTGATGCAATCTATATCAAACATATTACCACGATTAACTGCTGCTGATTTTAATGGTTGTCTATTATCTGTACTACAGTCCCGAAACACAAATGTTATAGGTACCAGAGGAATTGTTGTTTGGGATGCTCAACATTCATTTATATTGGTTGTTCCACGAAATGAAGATAGTAAGGAATGgaatgaagaaaaatccCAATTCAGCCCTAGTGAAATGGTAGGTGGATTGAAAGTCATTCCCAAAAAACATACAATGTTTGGGtttgatattattgatcCACgtaatgaagatgattgTTATGGGTTTACTATAGTGGGGTCGAGATTTGAGATCAGATCAGTTGATAGATCAGGGAagaaatttaaaaatcaTTCGGTTGATGATATTCTATAA
- a CDS encoding N-glycosyl-transferase, putative (Similar to Yarrowia lipolytica ANL1;~In S. cerevisiae: subunit of Golgi mannosyltransferase complex that mediates elongation of the polysaccharide mannan backbone; forms a separate complex with Van1p that is also involved in backbone elongation), which produces MLSAELKRRKKLLLPLALISGIIGLIFFTNYNYSFTTTSHPVLSSSSITPHKSNSAFPKLDQSSSAKAKPNPGNLIVNHQNDKSKTDTYFTKFTHKDPQFDYTKITYTSTNKNFITNNIKVDEETGETTEVVNKPTVLIMSVIGNNEPYGSDRYFDQFMLTVLSLVENQPDYEFSLGLLNNNNEEFIRIQDYFEKNLQKDLPETLSSIFKSISLISAPFLDQNTGFSREQRHDDRVQRLRRRLIAKSRNFLLLNSLNLEQYVLSLDADMVRFEHPEKFIKTFIDSKKDIVVPRIERPGLKDYDKNSWRGQRTKPTKEQLDKMDNNQWDQWNYVPHDVKDHIYHFQTYLDNKDNEYDLHKDEYDYIVPLDSVGGAVLFAKSIVFKQGVVFPTSLIVGTTWDRQEGYDGIETEGVCYLAKPLGFSCWGMPNVVAHHSGG; this is translated from the coding sequence ATGTTATCAGCTGaattaaaaagaagaaagaaattgcTACTCCCATTAGCATTAATTTCTGGTATTATTGGGTTAATCTTTTTCAccaattacaattattcCTTTACAACAACCTCCCATCCAGTATTGTCGTCATCTTCAATTACACCTCACAAAAGTAATAGTGCTTTCCCAAAATTAGATCAATCTTCTTCAGCAAAGGCTAAACCAAACCCTGgtaatttaattgttaaTCATCAGAATGATAAATCCAAGACTGATACTTATTTCACTAAATTCACCCATAAAGATCctcaatttgattatacAAAAATAACATACACTTCAACCAATAAGAACTTCATAaccaacaatatcaaagtCGACGAAGAAACTGGTGAAACCACTGAAGTTGTCAATAAACCAACAGTATTAATCATGTCTGTCATTGGAAACAATGAACCATATGGAAGTGATAGAtattttgatcaattcaTGCTCACTGTATTATCCTTAGTTGAAAACCAACCAGATTATGAATTCTCATTAGgattattaaacaataataatgaagagTTTATTAGGATTCaagattattttgaaaaaaatcttcaaaAAGATTTACCAGAGactttatcatcaattttcaaatcaattagtTTGATTTCTGCCCCATTTTTAGATCAAAACACTGGATTTTCACGTGAACAAAGACACGATGATCGTGTACAACGATTAAGACGTCGATTGATTGCAAAATCTAGGAActttttattgttaaaCAGTTTAAATCTTGAACAATATGTGTTAAGTTTAGATGCAGACATGGTTAGATTCGAACATcctgaaaaatttattaaaacttTTATTGATTCCAAAAAAGATATCGTAGTTCCAAGAATTGAACGTCCTGGTTTAAAAGATTATGATAAGAATTCTTGGCGTGGTCAAAGaacaaaaccaacaaaagaaCAATTGGATAAAATGGATAATAATCAATGGGATCAATGGAATTATGTACCTCATGATGTTAAAGATCACATATATCATTTCCAAACATATTTGGATAACAAAGATAATGAATATGACCTACATAAAGATGAATACGATTATATTGTCCCCTTGGATTCAGTTGGTGGTGCAGTCTTGTTTgctaaatcaattgttttcaaacaaGGTGTTGTTTTTCCTACTAGTTTGATTGTTGGAACAACTTGGGATAGACAAGAAGGTTATGATGGTATAGAAACAGAAGGAGTTTGTTATTTAGCTAAACCTTTGGGATTTTCTTGTTGGGGTATGCCTAATGTTGTTGCTCATCACTCTGGAGGTTAA
- a CDS encoding peroxin, putative (Similar to S. cerevisiae PEX25;~In S. cerevisiae: peripheral peroxisomal membrane peroxin required for the regulation of peroxisome size and maintenance, recruits GTPase Rho1p to peroxisomes, induced by oleate, interacts with homologous protein Pex27p), which translates to MSDIELINPDQYQQVRSNRYQQTPILHTLQQQQQQQQSPSNSTSPQQQQYSINTSNFPYRRSPLHPTSKLYSQPQQSFNSEWVEDQSYNNSPSKLSTLLELEREREHNNNTNNMAGTSIDPSKFETPSKSSTNQLNFNYINTPVSHHKLDNNNNNPTKDNYTDNNDEYIEKASTTSSSTTIATRLPKVSNWDIFWSMLNDLVGKDKMAKVGQYTLRLLVYHAGKSQTYLSDNNINIKIINDRYNDITKKLNLFKNFLNHPADFIKIIVILFLSIFKQKAAGMINGLSMYRQFLRFGKTPFRIRDLIVKFHNNVLSNSSNEKVQINKSKIFDRKTLGQFLSLYYGINDESILLYKLNVLSNGDYKKFVIKHESIAWHCETWLALYNAYENLQNLLQQEMDLKIQIQVKNKAKQLSKQILLGGNGSNNLIGFNISTTTPTLNNEDAKNLSQIQFKKNNAWIDIYKNLSDLAFNTYTVFNIALPFDTWQIWMGISASVLSTIKLYRETKQKMIEKELGKLKSD; encoded by the coding sequence atGAGTGATatagaattaattaatcctgatcaatatcaacaagtGAGGAGTAATAGATATCAACAAACACCCATACTACACACActacaacagcaacagcaacagcaacagtCACCTTCAAATTCCACCTCACCCCAACAGCAACAGTATAGTATAAACACTAGCAATTTTCCTTATAGACGATCTCCTTTACATCCAAcatcaaaattatattcACAACCTCAAcaatcattcaattcagAGTGGGTAGAAGATCAATCATATAACAATTCCCCTTCCAAGCTATCAACGTTATTAGAACTTGAACGTGAACGTGAACACAACAATAACACTAACAATATGGCAGGTACATCTATTGATCCATCCAAATTTGAAACCCCATCTAAATCATCTACCAACCAACTTAATTTCAACTATATTAATACCCCAGTTTCTCATCACAaattagataataataataataacccGACTAAAGACAATTACACTGATAATAACGAtgaatatattgaaaagGCATCTAccacttcttcttcaaccACCATAGCGACCAGATTACCAAAAGTTAGTAATTGGGATATTTTTTGGTCCATGCTTAATGATCTTGTTGGTAAAGATAAAATGGCCAAAGTTGGTCAATATACTTTACGATTATTAGTATATCATGCTGGGAAATCACAAACTTATTTAtcagataataatataaatattaaaatcattaatgatCGGTATAATGATAtcacaaaaaaattgaatttatttaaaaattttcttaatCATCCAGcagattttattaaaatcattgttattttatttctttcaattttcaaacaaaaagCTGCCGGGATGATTAATGGATTATCAATGTATAGACAATTTCTTCGATTTGGTAAGACTCCATTTAGAATTAGAGATttaattgttaaatttCATAATAATGTTCTTAGTAACTCCTCCAATGAAAAAGttcaaattaataaatcgAAAATATTTGATCGTAAAACTTTGGGACaatttttatctttatatTATGGAATCAATGATGAATCAATATTGctttataaattgaatgTTTTATCTAATGGtgattataaaaaatttgttattaAACATGAAAGTATAGCTTGGCATTGTGAGACTTGGTTGGCTTTATATAATGCTTATGagaatttacaaaatttattacaacaagaaatggatttgaaaattcaaattcaagttaaaaataaagctaaacaattatcaaaacaGATCTTATTAGGTGGTAATGGaagtaataatttaattgggTTTAATATTTCAACTACTACACCAActttaaataatgaagatgcTAAAAATTTGTcacaaattcaatttaaaaaaaataatgctTGGATAGATATTTATAAGAATTTATCAGATTTGGCATTCAATACTTATACGGTGTTTAATATTGCTTTACCTTTTGATACTTGGCAAATATGGATGGGTATCAGTGCTTCAGTATTGAGTACCATTAAATTATATAGAGaaacaaagcaaaaaatgattgaaaaagaattggggaaattgaaatcagattga
- a CDS encoding O-acetylserine (thiol)-lyase, putative (In S. cerevisiae: putative cysteine synthase, localized to the mitochondrial outer membrane) — translation MPINWKSTLQTSASVISLFIIAKELYNLYITTISPSKNKLHSKLTLLPPRTRGIESLIGNTPLIEIKSLSRQLGCKIYAKLELCNPGGSAKDRVALAIIRAAESSGQLIPNANNIIFEGTSGSTGISLAILCNALGYICHICLPDDTSSEKLQLLKSLGAELEPVKPASIVDPNQYTNAARRGALAVNQNNNNNNNNSNDSQRRAIFADQFENDFNWRIHYETTGPELLQQMGQDKIDVFINGSGTGGTIAGVGRCLKEYNPKTKIVLADPQGSGLANRINYGVMYDSVEKEGTRRRHQVDTLVEGIGLNRLTWNFKQAEPYIDEAIRVTDDQALKMAKYLSINDGLFLGSSSAINCVAAVKMALKNGPGQKIVVIACDSGARHLSKFWKEAAKLSNDLTLDDVLQ, via the coding sequence ATGCCAATTAATTGGAAATCAACATTACAAACTTCAGCATCggtaatatcattatttataattgccaaagaattatataatttatacATTACTACCATTTCTCCTAGCAAGAACAAATTACATTCCAAACTAACATTATTACCACCACGAACTCGAGGCATCGAATCATTAATTGGTAATACTccattaattgaaataaaatcattatcacGTCAATTAGGTTGTAAAATATATGCCAAATTAGAACTTTGTAATCCCGGTGGTAGTGCTAAAGATCGTGTAGCATTGGCCATTATCAGAGCTGCAGAATCATCGGGTCAATTAATTCCTAATgctaataatattatatttgaaGGTACTAGTGGATCAACGGGGATATCATTAGCCATATTATGTAATGCCTTGGGATATATTTGTCATATTTGTTTACCTGATGATACATCTTCAgaaaaattacaattattgaaatcattAGGTGCGGAATTAGAACCAGTTAAACCAGCAAGTATAGTGGATCCTAATCAATATACTAATGCTGCTCGACGTGGAGCATTGGCagtaaatcaaaataataataataataataataatagtaatgatTCTCAACGACGAGCAATATTTGCtgatcaatttgaaaatgattttaattggAGAATTCATTATGAAACTACGGGACCAGAATTATTGCAACAAATGGGTCaagataaaattgatgtaTTTATAAATGGTAGTGGTACTGGTGGAACCATTGCTGGAGTCGGGAGATGtttaaaagaatataacccaaagacaaaaattgttttagCTGATCCTCAAGGTTCTGGTTTAGCTAATAGGATTAATTATGGAGTCATGTATGACTCAGTTGAAAAAGAGGGAACAAGAAGACGACATCAAGTTGATACTTTAGTAGAAGGGATTGGATTGAATCGATTAACTTGGAATTTCAAACAAGCTGAACCATATATTGATGAAGCAATTAGAGTAACTGATGATCAAGCATTGAAAATGGCAAAATATTTAAGTATTAATGATGGGTTATTTTTGGGGAGTTCATCAGCAATTAATTGTGTTGCTGCCGTGAAAATGgcattgaaaaatggtCCTGgtcaaaaaattgttgttattgctTGTGATTCAGGGGCTAGACATTTATCTAAATTTTGGAAAGAAGCTGCAAAACTATCTAATGATCTTACATTAGACGATGTACTACAATAG
- a CDS encoding conserved hypothetical protein (weak similarity to ScVPS51 noted, but unconvincing) has product MSEAPILSYKKPSSNKNSFSVSGSTPSTPVLSHSGSPVPPAIQSPASIDSPRSSTSTTNAGSSTRKVSARRKALQDFYHLNSNQDKVPSNGNDTTNEDASNKSNLNDIENLIKTAPIEEILKIRNDLTAKLNSSNQTKKSIIYDNYYELIKLSNTLSDLSTSKPKRKSVSTGLKIFTDDEDKREGDGDKKSTELTKEEYVDQVLKELSEFATTEAPTFNGTFNEVLGKLKEQDEADNSSMVVLNDDKLTEKIESPEDIAKQISHINYILNLSLRMNVDETEREQAIEYIDKVISDNPENEILSLQLGKIKHDITT; this is encoded by the coding sequence ATGAGTGAGGCACCAATATTGTCGTATAAAAAGCCAAGTTCTAACAAGAATTCTTTCTCAGTTTCTGGATCTACCCCATCTACACCAGTATTATCTCATTCGGGATCACCAGTTCCACCAGCGATCCAACTGCCAGcatcaattgattctcCACGATCGTCAACTCTGACAACGAATGCAGGATCATCTACTAGAAAGGTGTCAGCAAGGAGAAAAGCATTACAAGATTTTTACCATTTAAATAGCAATCAAGACAAAGTCCCATCAAATGGCAACGACACCACCAATGAGGATGCTTCGAACAAGTCCAATCTCAATGATATTGAGAACTTAATTAAAACTGcaccaattgaagaaattttgaaaatacgAAATGATTTGACAGCAAAGTTAAATTCATCTAATCAAACTAAAAAGTCAATAATTTATGATAATTACTATGAATTGATCAAACTAAGTAATACTTTATCGGATTTGTCCACATCGAAACCAAAGAGGAAATCAGTTTCAACAGggttaaaaatatttactgatgatgaagataagCGAGAGGGTGATGGGGATAAAAAGCTGACTGAATTGACAAAAGAGGAGTATGTTGACCAGGTTCTTAAAGAATTATCTGAATTTGCTACTACAGAGGCCCCGACTTTCAATGGAACGTTTAATGAAGTACTTGGAAAATTAAAAGAGCAAGATGAAGCTGATAATTCCAGCATGGTTGTATTGAATGATGATAAGCTAACAGAGAAAATAGAATCTCCTGAAGATATAGCAAAACAGATAAGCCACATTAACtatatattaaatttgTCATTAAGGATGAATGTTGATGAAACAGAACGGGAACAagcaattgaatatatcGATAAAGTTATTTCGGATAATcctgaaaatgaaattttatcattacaATTAGGTAAAATAAAACACGATATCACTACCTAA